The Cloacibacillus sp. An23 genome contains the following window.
AATAGACAGGTAAGAAAAGAAGAAATAAGAAATGTCTAAAAGCAAGCCGATCCAGAGAACGCTCAAAAGAGCGTTCGACATATGCGGAGCAGCGACGGGGCTGATAATATTCTCCCCCGTGCTTATCTGGACGGCATACAGGATAAACAAAGAAATGGGCCGGCCCATCTTCTACAACAGAGAAAGGGCCGGAGAAGGAGGAAAGCCCTTCAAACTCTACAAATTCAGAACCATGACCGACGCGAGAGACAAGAATGGAAACCTCCTGCCTGACGCGGAAAGAATAACGCCCATAGGACAGAAAATCCGTTCCTCCAGCAGAGACGAACTGCCGCAGCTTTTAAACGTGCTGTTAGGAGACATGAGCCTGGTAGGCCCGAGGCCGCTGCTTCTAGACTACGTTCCGCTCTACAGCGAAGAGCAGAGAAAAAGGCTCGGCGTACCTCAGGGCATAACAGGCTGGGCGCAGATACACGGCAGAAACGCGACGACATGGGAAGAGAGATTCAAGAACGACGTCTGGTATGCGGACAACTGGTCATTCTGGCTGGACATAAAAATCATACTGGCGACTGTAAGCAAAGTATTGAAACACGAAGGGATAAGTGCTGAGGGCGAGGCTACTATGCCGAGGTTTACGGGGGAAATTAATATGACTAATAAAATAATCAACATCATACAAGAAATTCTAGAAACAGATGTAAACGAGCAAACAAGGGTTGATAGTTGCCCTAATTGGACCTCATTAAAAATGCTTCAGATAATTATGGCACTCGAAGAAGAGGGAATTGCTATTCCAATAGAAAAAATGGCTCAGATACATAGCGTAGCTGACCTTATTAGGTTGTCGGAGAACTAGAGTGCAGAAATTGTTAATCTACGGCGCTAGTGGGTTGGGCCGTGAAATCTTAGATATGATAGAGGAAATCAACTCAATCACCCCCCAATATAAAATAGAGGGGTGGATTGACGATGGCGTTCCATCCGGTGCAGTTATAAACAATGTTACTGTCCTCGGCAATATTAATTATATTGCTACAGTTGATTCATGCGCAGTAGTTCTGGCTATAGCAGATCCAAATATTAAAGAACAGTTATATAACAAAATTAAAGCTGAGAACACACAGATAGTTTTTCCTATCATCGTACACCCTTCATCAAGTGTATCACCGCTATCTGAGCTTGATGAAGGCGTTATTATCACGCGTTTTTGTTGGGTAACGGCGAATACAAGGATAGGTAAATGCGTTCTGTTGAATACAAGATGTGACGTCGGGCATGACTCACGGATTGGCAACTTTT
Protein-coding sequences here:
- a CDS encoding sugar transferase yields the protein MSKSKPIQRTLKRAFDICGAATGLIIFSPVLIWTAYRINKEMGRPIFYNRERAGEGGKPFKLYKFRTMTDARDKNGNLLPDAERITPIGQKIRSSSRDELPQLLNVLLGDMSLVGPRPLLLDYVPLYSEEQRKRLGVPQGITGWAQIHGRNATTWEERFKNDVWYADNWSFWLDIKIILATVSKVLKHEGISAEGEATMPRFTGEINMTNKIINIIQEILETDVNEQTRVDSCPNWTSLKMLQIIMALEEEGIAIPIEKMAQIHSVADLIRLSEN
- a CDS encoding acetyltransferase, translating into MQKLLIYGASGLGREILDMIEEINSITPQYKIEGWIDDGVPSGAVINNVTVLGNINYIATVDSCAVVLAIADPNIKEQLYNKIKAENTQIVFPIIVHPSSSVSPLSELDEGVIITRFCWVTANTRIGKCVLLNTRCDVGHDSRIGNFSSLMPSVNISGNVTTGKKVYIGVQSALLQGLSIGDNAIIGMGSKVMTNVPPNCTVLGNPAKIIQRREKC